GCGTGTTCGGAAGAACCCGCGCCCTGGCGTTCCATGAGGACGAGATAGTCAATGATAGCTTCACGCTGGTCCGCGGACAATTTGCTCATGCGCACGGCGAAGTGGCCTTGCACTTCATGGGAATATTCAAAGTGAAAACGGATGGCATCGGGGATCACATCGCCGCGTTCGTGACCGACCATCGAGACGAGCATGAACGCGGGGAGAAAATAATGGAACGCTTCGGGGGTAAAGAGGCTGAGCGCGACGTGGTATTTGCGCAACTCTTCGATCGTATGGCCCTGCCAGGTTTTGCCTTTGAAAAATTCGGCAATGCGCCGGCATTCGGAGCAATGATAAGGACACCGGGTGATATTATTATCGCCGGGATAAGGAACGTCTTTGAAGGCCGCTTCGATGGTTGGTTTTAGTGCCATAGCAATAAGCCCAGTAATCCGCCTAATTTAGACAAATAGCGGTCAAAGTCAATTCGCAACGGAGCCGAGGTTATTTCCGTTGCCGCCAGCTTTCACCGTCCCAGGCGAAAATCCGAGCGTGGCCAGCCCGTGCTTTTTTATTGGTTCGTTCTTTGTCAATGCGGCGGATGGCTTCGGAAACGGTTTCAAAAGCGGTTTGGCTATTGTCCGACCAGATGATCAGCACGCGCTTTTCGTGCGGTTCAAATACATTTCCTTCCAGTTCCAGCGGGGGGATATTCTCGCGGTCGCCGAAGAGGCTCATGCCGGAAGAAATGCGCCGCCACCGCGCCTTATCGCGATAGTTCTGGTAGAATACCAGCAGGAAGATAATTACGGTGATAAAGCCCGCGATGCACAATTCTATCATCTGATCAAGCGATTGCGGCCGTCACTGGGCCGCCGGAAACATGCACAACGCCACCGT
The Verrucomicrobiia bacterium DNA segment above includes these coding regions:
- a CDS encoding DUF6714 family protein, which translates into the protein MALKPTIEAAFKDVPYPGDNNITRCPYHCSECRRIAEFFKGKTWQGHTIEELRKYHVALSLFTPEAFHYFLPAFMLVSMVGHERGDVIPDAIRFHFEYSHEVQGHFAVRMSKLSADQREAIIDYLVLMERQGAGSSEHAIDMLSEESSFV